A DNA window from Enterobacter asburiae contains the following coding sequences:
- the yqjA gene encoding DedA family general envelope maintenance protein YqjA encodes MELLTQLLHALWAQDFETLANPSMIGMLYFVLFMILFLENGLLPAAFLPGDSLLVLVGVLCAKGAMAFPHTILLLTVAASLGCWVSYIQGRWLGNTRIVQNWLSHLPAHYHQRAHHLFHKHGLSALLIGRFIAFVRTLLPTIAGLSGLSSTRFQFFNWMSGLLWVLILTTLGYALGKTPVFMKYEDQLMSCLMLLPVVLLVFGLIGSLVVLWKKKYGARG; translated from the coding sequence ATGGAACTTTTGACCCAACTACTGCATGCCCTCTGGGCGCAGGATTTTGAAACGCTGGCCAACCCTTCCATGATTGGCATGCTCTATTTCGTCCTGTTTATGATCCTGTTCCTTGAGAACGGTTTGCTGCCTGCTGCCTTCCTGCCCGGTGACAGTTTGCTGGTGCTTGTCGGCGTGCTGTGTGCCAAAGGGGCGATGGCGTTTCCACACACCATTTTATTACTGACCGTTGCGGCCAGCCTCGGCTGCTGGGTGAGCTATATCCAGGGACGATGGCTGGGCAATACCCGTATCGTCCAGAACTGGCTCTCTCATCTTCCCGCGCATTATCACCAGCGGGCGCACCACCTTTTCCACAAGCACGGGCTTTCCGCGCTGCTGATTGGCCGCTTTATCGCCTTTGTTCGCACCCTGCTGCCGACCATTGCCGGTCTGTCGGGGTTGAGCAGCACGCGCTTCCAGTTCTTTAACTGGATGAGCGGCCTGCTATGGGTGCTTATTCTGACGACGCTCGGCTATGCGCTGGGTAAAACACCGGTCTTTATGAAATATGAAGATCAGCTGATGTCCTGCCTGATGCTGCTGCCAGTGGTTCTGCTGGTCTTCGGCCTGATTGGCTCACTGGTTGTCCTGTGGAAGAAGAAATACGGAGCCAGAGGCTAA
- a CDS encoding DUF883 family protein, with amino-acid sequence MSKDTTSEHLRAELKSLADTLEEVLNSSADKSKEEVSKLRSKAEQALKESRYRLGETGDALAKQTREAAARADEYVRDNPWTGVGIGAAVGVVLGVLLTRR; translated from the coding sequence ATGTCAAAAGATACGACGTCTGAACATCTGCGCGCTGAACTGAAATCCCTGGCCGATACCCTTGAAGAGGTGCTGAACTCCTCTGCTGACAAGTCAAAAGAAGAGGTCAGCAAGCTGCGCAGCAAGGCGGAGCAGGCGCTGAAAGAGAGCCGCTATCGCCTGGGTGAAACCGGTGATGCGCTGGCGAAACAGACCCGCGAAGCGGCTGCCCGCGCGGACGAATATGTGCGTGATAATCCATGGACGGGTGTTGGGATTGGTGCCGCAGTGGGTGTGGTACTGGGTGTCCTTCTGACGCGTCGTTGA
- a CDS encoding phage holin family protein — protein sequence MEDPRHAQGPANNVLGIGQRILTTLVGIAETRVRLAVVELEEEKANLFQMLLMLGLTMLFAAFGLMSLMVLIIWAIDPQYRLNAMIATTVVLLVAALIGGIWTLRKARKSTFLRHTRQELANDRALLEDD from the coding sequence ATGGAAGATCCTCGTCACGCACAAGGGCCTGCTAACAACGTCCTCGGCATCGGCCAGCGTATTTTAACGACGCTGGTCGGGATTGCCGAAACGCGCGTCCGGCTGGCAGTGGTGGAGCTGGAAGAGGAGAAAGCGAACCTCTTCCAGATGCTGCTAATGCTCGGGCTGACCATGCTCTTTGCCGCGTTTGGTCTGATGAGCCTGATGGTGTTAATCATCTGGGCCATCGATCCGCAGTATCGTCTTAACGCGATGATTGCCACCACCGTCGTTCTGCTGGTCGCTGCGTTGATAGGCGGTATCTGGACGCTGCGTAAAGCGCGCAAATCCACTTTCCTGCGCCATACGCGTCAGGAGCTGGCGAACGATCGCGCTCTGCTGGAGGATGACTAG
- the exuR gene encoding transcriptional regulator ExuR has product MEITEPRRLYQQLAAELKDRIEQGVYLVGDKLPAERFIADEKSVSRTVVREAIIMLEVEGYVEVRKGSGIHVISNLPKHSPVADESLEFASYGPFELLQARQLIESNIAEFAATQVTKQDIMKLMEIQENARKEKCFRDSEWDLQFHVQVALATQNTALAAIVEKMWTQRVHNPYWKKLHDHIDSRTVDNWCDDHDQILKALIRKDPHAAKLAMWQHLENTKQMLFNETSDDFEFNADRYLFADNPVVHLDTASSAAK; this is encoded by the coding sequence ATGGAAATCACCGAACCACGTCGTTTGTATCAACAACTTGCTGCGGAGCTGAAAGATCGCATCGAGCAAGGGGTCTATCTTGTCGGTGATAAACTTCCCGCCGAGCGCTTTATCGCGGATGAAAAAAGCGTCAGCCGCACGGTGGTGCGTGAAGCGATTATCATGCTGGAAGTGGAAGGCTACGTTGAGGTACGCAAAGGCTCCGGCATTCACGTGATTTCTAATCTGCCGAAACACTCTCCCGTCGCGGACGAAAGTCTGGAATTCGCCAGCTATGGCCCGTTTGAGCTGCTCCAGGCTCGCCAGCTGATCGAAAGCAATATCGCTGAGTTTGCGGCGACGCAGGTGACCAAGCAGGACATCATGAAGCTGATGGAGATCCAGGAGAATGCCCGTAAGGAGAAATGTTTCCGCGATTCAGAGTGGGATCTGCAGTTCCACGTTCAGGTCGCCCTGGCAACCCAAAATACGGCCCTGGCGGCAATCGTTGAAAAAATGTGGACTCAGCGCGTTCACAACCCGTACTGGAAAAAACTGCACGACCATATCGATTCCCGTACCGTCGACAACTGGTGCGACGATCACGACCAAATCCTTAAAGCGCTGATTCGTAAAGATCCGCATGCCGCCAAGCTGGCGATGTGGCAGCACCTGGAAAACACCAAGCAGATGCTGTTCAACGAAACCAGCGATGACTTCGAATTTAACGCTGACCGCTATCTTTTTGCCGATAATCCGGTTGTTCATCTCGATACGGCTTCCAGTGCCGCAAAATAG
- a CDS encoding DUF1090 domain-containing protein translates to MKFRMTLALALFSLSTASFANSLCQEKEQDIQREIGYAEKHNNQHRVDGLKKALSEVKANCSDSKLRADHKKKIAEQKDEIAERRRDLQEAKEKGDAEKIAKREKKLKEAQDDLKALEARDY, encoded by the coding sequence ATGAAATTCCGCATGACTCTGGCTCTGGCCCTTTTTTCTTTAAGCACAGCATCCTTCGCAAACTCTCTCTGTCAGGAGAAAGAACAGGATATTCAGCGTGAGATCGGTTATGCCGAAAAGCATAACAATCAGCACCGTGTTGATGGTCTTAAAAAAGCGCTGAGCGAAGTGAAAGCGAACTGTTCAGACAGCAAGCTTCGTGCCGATCACAAGAAGAAAATCGCTGAACAGAAGGACGAGATAGCCGAGCGCCGTCGCGACCTGCAGGAAGCGAAAGAGAAAGGAGATGCGGAAAAAATTGCTAAGCGCGAGAAGAAGTTGAAAGAAGCGCAGGACGACCTGAAAGCGCTGGAAGCTCGCGATTATTGA
- a CDS encoding LysR family transcriptional regulator gives MAKERALTLEALRVMDAIDRRGSFAAAADELGRVPSALSYTMQKLEEELDVVLFDRSGHRTKFTNVGRMLLERGRVLLEAADKLTTDAEALARGWETHLTLVTEALVPTEALFPLVDRLAAKANTQLSIITEVLAGAWERLETGRADIVIAPDMHFRSSSEINSRKLYSVMNVYVAAPNHPIHQEPEPLSEVTRVKYRGVAVADTARERPVLTVQLLDKQPRLTVTSLEDKRQALLAGLGVATMPYPFVEKDIAEGRLRVVSPEYSHEVDIIMAWRRDSMGEAKSWCLREIPKLFTQYNK, from the coding sequence ATGGCTAAAGAGAGAGCATTGACGCTTGAGGCGCTTCGCGTCATGGACGCGATTGACCGGCGCGGCAGTTTTGCGGCGGCGGCAGATGAGCTGGGGCGCGTTCCGTCTGCGCTAAGCTACACCATGCAGAAGCTGGAGGAAGAGCTGGACGTGGTGCTGTTTGACCGCTCCGGTCATCGAACAAAATTCACCAACGTGGGGCGAATGCTGCTGGAGCGCGGCCGCGTGCTGCTGGAAGCGGCGGACAAGCTCACGACGGACGCCGAAGCGCTGGCGCGCGGCTGGGAAACCCATCTGACGTTAGTTACCGAAGCGCTGGTGCCGACAGAAGCGCTGTTCCCGCTGGTGGACCGCCTGGCGGCGAAGGCCAATACGCAGCTGTCAATCATCACCGAGGTGCTGGCAGGCGCGTGGGAACGTCTGGAAACGGGCAGGGCGGATATTGTGATTGCGCCGGACATGCACTTCCGTTCCTCATCGGAAATCAACTCGCGCAAGCTCTACAGCGTGATGAACGTCTATGTTGCCGCACCTAATCACCCGATTCACCAGGAGCCGGAGCCGCTCTCTGAAGTGACGCGCGTGAAGTATCGCGGCGTGGCGGTAGCGGATACCGCGCGCGAGCGTCCGGTGCTGACGGTGCAGCTGCTGGATAAACAGCCTCGTCTGACGGTGACCTCGCTGGAAGACAAACGGCAGGCGCTATTGGCCGGTCTGGGCGTGGCGACCATGCCGTACCCGTTTGTCGAAAAAGACATTGCAGAAGGGCGGCTGCGCGTAGTCAGCCCGGAATATAGCCACGAGGTGGATATTATTATGGCGTGGCGCCGTGACAGCATGGGCGAAGCCAAATCATGGTGTTTACGCGAAATTCCGAAGCTTTTCACGCAATACAATAAATAA
- the pflB gene encoding formate C-acetyltransferase produces the protein MKVTIDTGVAPYSDAWAGFRGEEWKNAVNVRDFIQHNYTPYEGDEAFLAQATPATTALWQKVMVGIRQENATHAPVDFDTNIATTITAHGPGYIDQDLETIVGLQTDKPLKRALHPYGGINMIRSSFEAYGREMDPQFEYLFTDLRKTHNQGVFDVYSPEMMRCRKSGVLTGLPDGYGRGRIIGDYRRVALYGIAYLVRERELQFADLQGRLERGEDLEATIRLREELAEHRRALLQIQQMAANYGFDISRPAMNAQEAVQWVYFAYLAAVKSQNGGAMSLGRTASFLDIYIERDMQAGRLNEVQAQELIDHFIMKIRMVRFLRTPEFDTLFSGDPIWATEVIGGMGLDGRTLVTKNSFRYLHTLHTMGPAPEPNLTILWSEQLPIAFKKYAAQVSIVTSSLQYENDDLMRADFNSDDYAIACCVSPMVIGKQMQFFGARANLAKTLLYAINGGVDEKLKIQVGPKTEPLLDDVLDYDTVMASLDHFMDWLAVQYISALNLIHYMHDKYSYEASLMALHDRDVYRTMACGIAGLSVAADSLSAIKYATVKPVRDHTGLAVDFVIEGDYPQYGNNDDRVDSIACDLVERFMKKIQALPTYRNAVPTQSILTITSNVVYGQKTGNTPDGRRGGTPFAPGANPMHGRDRKGAVASLTSVAKLPFTYAKDGISYTFSIVPQALGKDELVRKTNLVGLLEGYFHHEASIEGGQHLNVNVMNREMLLDAIAHPENYPNLTIRVSGYAVRFNALTREQQQDVISRTFTQSI, from the coding sequence ATGAAAGTAACAATCGATACGGGCGTCGCGCCCTACAGCGACGCATGGGCCGGGTTTCGCGGTGAAGAATGGAAAAACGCCGTCAACGTCCGCGATTTTATTCAGCATAACTACACCCCTTATGAAGGCGATGAAGCTTTCCTCGCGCAGGCGACGCCAGCAACGACGGCGCTGTGGCAGAAGGTAATGGTCGGCATTCGCCAGGAGAACGCCACCCACGCCCCGGTGGATTTTGATACCAACATCGCCACCACCATTACGGCCCACGGGCCGGGCTATATCGACCAGGATCTGGAGACGATCGTCGGCCTGCAAACCGATAAGCCGCTCAAGCGCGCGCTGCACCCGTATGGCGGGATCAACATGATCCGCAGCTCGTTCGAAGCCTATGGTCGGGAGATGGATCCGCAGTTCGAATACCTGTTTACCGACCTGCGCAAAACCCACAACCAGGGCGTGTTTGACGTCTATTCGCCGGAGATGATGCGCTGCCGTAAATCCGGCGTGCTGACCGGTTTGCCGGACGGCTACGGGCGCGGACGCATCATCGGTGACTATCGCCGCGTGGCGCTATACGGGATCGCTTATCTGGTGCGCGAGCGCGAACTGCAGTTTGCCGATCTGCAGGGCAGGCTGGAGCGCGGTGAAGATCTGGAGGCGACGATCCGCCTGCGTGAAGAGCTGGCGGAGCACAGGCGCGCGCTGCTGCAGATCCAGCAGATGGCGGCGAACTATGGCTTTGATATTTCACGTCCGGCGATGAACGCCCAGGAAGCGGTGCAGTGGGTCTATTTTGCCTATCTTGCAGCGGTGAAATCCCAGAACGGTGGGGCGATGTCGCTAGGGCGCACGGCCTCGTTCCTCGATATCTACATTGAACGCGACATGCAGGCAGGAAGGCTGAATGAAGTCCAGGCGCAGGAACTGATCGACCACTTCATCATGAAGATCCGCATGGTGCGCTTCCTGCGCACGCCGGAGTTCGACACGCTCTTCTCCGGCGATCCAATCTGGGCGACGGAAGTGATCGGCGGCATGGGGCTGGACGGGCGCACGCTGGTGACCAAAAACAGCTTCCGCTATCTGCATACCCTGCACACCATGGGGCCTGCGCCGGAGCCGAACCTGACGATCCTCTGGTCTGAACAACTGCCGATCGCGTTCAAGAAATACGCCGCGCAGGTGTCGATCGTCACCTCTTCGCTGCAGTATGAGAACGACGATCTGATGCGTGCGGACTTCAACAGCGACGACTACGCCATTGCCTGCTGCGTCAGCCCGATGGTGATCGGCAAGCAGATGCAGTTCTTTGGCGCGCGCGCCAACCTCGCCAAAACGCTGCTGTACGCGATCAACGGCGGGGTGGACGAGAAGCTGAAGATCCAGGTCGGCCCGAAAACCGAGCCGCTGCTGGACGACGTGCTGGATTACGATACCGTGATGGCGAGCCTCGATCACTTTATGGACTGGCTGGCGGTGCAGTACATCAGCGCCCTGAACCTCATTCACTACATGCATGATAAGTACAGCTACGAAGCCTCGCTGATGGCGCTCCACGACCGGGACGTCTATCGCACCATGGCCTGCGGCATTGCCGGGCTGTCGGTGGCGGCGGACTCCCTGTCGGCCATTAAATACGCCACGGTGAAGCCGGTGCGCGACCACACCGGTCTGGCGGTCGATTTCGTGATTGAAGGGGACTACCCGCAGTACGGCAATAACGACGACCGCGTGGACAGCATCGCCTGCGATCTGGTGGAGCGCTTTATGAAGAAAATTCAGGCGCTGCCAACCTACCGCAACGCGGTGCCAACCCAGTCGATCCTGACCATCACCTCCAACGTGGTTTACGGCCAGAAGACCGGGAACACGCCGGACGGACGCCGCGGCGGCACGCCGTTTGCGCCTGGCGCGAACCCGATGCACGGCCGCGACAGAAAAGGGGCCGTGGCCTCGCTAACGTCGGTGGCCAAGCTGCCGTTCACCTATGCGAAAGACGGTATCTCCTACACCTTCTCCATCGTGCCGCAGGCGCTGGGCAAGGACGAGCTGGTGCGCAAAACCAACCTGGTGGGGCTGCTGGAGGGGTACTTCCATCACGAAGCGTCCATTGAGGGCGGGCAGCATCTGAACGTCAACGTCATGAACCGGGAAATGCTCCTCGATGCCATTGCGCATCCCGAGAATTACCCGAACCTGACGATCCGCGTTTCAGGCTATGCGGTGCGTTTTAACGCACTGACGCGCGAGCAGCAGCAGGATGTGATTTCGAGGACGTTTACGCAATCTATCTGA
- a CDS encoding glutathione S-transferase family protein yields MGQLVDGVWQDVWYDTKSTGGRFKRSVSAFRNWLTADGAPGPSGEGGFAAEKDRYHLYVSLACPWAHRTLIVRKLKGLESLIPVSVVNPLMLENGWTFDSDFPAATGDDLYHHDFLYQLYLRADPHYTGRVTVPVLWDKKNQTIVSNESAEIIRMFNTAFDAHGARAGDYYPVELRDKIDELNGWIYDNVNNGVYKAGFATSQEAYDEAVGKVFESLERLEQILGQHRYLTGDRLTEADIRLWTTLVRFDPVYVTHFKCDKHRISDYLNLHGFLRDIYQMPGIADTVDFDHIRTHYFRSHKTINPTGIISIGPWQDLDEPHGRDVRFG; encoded by the coding sequence ATGGGACAACTCGTAGACGGCGTATGGCAGGATGTCTGGTATGACACCAAATCCACCGGAGGTCGCTTCAAGCGCTCAGTTTCGGCCTTCCGTAACTGGCTGACCGCCGACGGCGCGCCAGGCCCGAGCGGCGAAGGCGGCTTCGCGGCTGAGAAAGACCGTTATCATCTTTATGTTTCGCTTGCCTGCCCGTGGGCACACCGCACGCTGATTGTGCGCAAGCTTAAAGGTCTCGAATCCTTAATTCCGGTTTCGGTCGTGAACCCGCTGATGCTGGAAAACGGCTGGACGTTTGACAGTGATTTCCCCGCGGCGACCGGCGACGATCTCTACCACCACGATTTCCTTTACCAGCTCTATCTTCGCGCCGATCCTCACTACACCGGGCGCGTTACCGTGCCGGTGCTGTGGGACAAGAAAAACCAGACGATTGTCAGCAATGAGTCTGCGGAAATCATCCGCATGTTCAATACCGCGTTTGACGCGCACGGCGCCCGCGCCGGGGATTACTACCCGGTTGAACTGCGCGATAAGATTGATGAGCTGAACGGCTGGATTTACGACAACGTCAACAACGGCGTCTACAAGGCCGGTTTCGCCACCAGCCAGGAAGCGTATGACGAAGCGGTCGGAAAGGTGTTTGAATCGCTTGAGCGTCTCGAGCAGATCCTGGGCCAGCATCGCTACCTGACGGGCGATCGCCTGACGGAAGCGGACATCCGCCTGTGGACCACGCTGGTTCGCTTCGATCCGGTCTATGTCACCCACTTTAAGTGCGACAAGCACCGCATCAGCGATTACCTGAACCTGCATGGTTTCCTGCGTGACATCTACCAGATGCCGGGTATTGCCGACACGGTCGACTTCGACCATATCCGCACCCACTATTTCCGCAGCCACAAAACCATCAACCCGACGGGCATTATCTCCATTGGGCCGTGGCAGGATCTGGATGAACCTCACGGGCGCGACGTCCGATTTGGATAA
- the mzrA gene encoding EnvZ/OmpR regulon moderator MzrA, with protein sequence MAISPLALRRFAVAVITLIVLSAMLLAWSALSHQESTLAIRPVNQGASVPDGFSVWHHLDANGIRFKSITPQDDVLLIKFDSRAQSAAAKVVLDRTLPHGYIIAQQEDDSQPAAWLSLIRDTSHRFG encoded by the coding sequence ATGGCTATCTCACCGCTCGCCCTGCGCCGTTTTGCCGTTGCCGTGATTACGCTGATCGTCCTCAGCGCCATGCTGCTGGCATGGAGCGCGCTTTCGCATCAGGAATCGACGCTGGCTATTCGCCCGGTAAACCAGGGCGCCAGCGTGCCTGACGGTTTTTCTGTCTGGCATCATCTGGACGCGAACGGGATCCGCTTTAAGAGCATTACCCCGCAGGACGATGTTTTACTGATCAAGTTTGATTCCCGTGCGCAAAGTGCCGCCGCGAAAGTGGTTCTCGACCGTACGCTGCCGCACGGGTATATCATTGCCCAGCAGGAAGATGACAGCCAGCCTGCAGCCTGGCTGTCATTGATTCGCGATACGTCGCATCGGTTTGGATAA
- a CDS encoding Spy/CpxP family protein refolding chaperone yields the protein MMKMTRIALVAASLAACSFTAQAANVEAAPSPSQDPLVQHLKLSNEQVKKIEDLHKQLEQNVSKIPMTGVKDGALIDMFQAGKWDESTVKSQLAAFSKIEEQTRYYRVKYYFDVSQVLTPEQRKQIRTDMANALAE from the coding sequence ATGATGAAAATGACCCGTATTGCGCTGGTCGCCGCCTCGCTGGCAGCGTGCAGTTTTACGGCGCAGGCCGCGAACGTTGAGGCTGCCCCGTCTCCCTCGCAGGATCCGCTGGTACAGCACCTGAAGCTCAGCAATGAGCAGGTTAAAAAGATTGAAGATCTGCATAAGCAGCTGGAACAAAATGTCAGCAAGATCCCGATGACGGGGGTGAAGGACGGCGCGCTGATCGACATGTTCCAGGCGGGTAAATGGGACGAAAGCACGGTGAAAAGCCAGCTTGCTGCCTTTAGCAAAATTGAAGAGCAGACCCGCTATTACCGCGTGAAATATTACTTCGACGTCAGCCAGGTGTTGACGCCGGAACAGCGTAAGCAGATTAGAACCGATATGGCTAACGCGCTGGCAGAGTGA
- a CDS encoding pirin family protein: protein MITTRTAKQCGQADFGWLQARYTFSFGHYFDPKLLGYASLRVLNQEVLAPGASFQPRTYPKVDILNLILEGEAEYRDSEGNHVQAKAGEALLISTQPGISYSEHNLSKDKTLTRMQLWLDACPERENPLVQKLDLTGDKQQLIASPDGSKGSLQLRQQVWLHHIELKKGEQASFQLHGPRAYLQSIHGTVHAVTHTEEKEALTCGDGAFIRDEANITLVADTPLRALLIDLPV, encoded by the coding sequence ATGATTACGACAAGAACAGCTAAACAGTGCGGACAAGCCGATTTCGGTTGGCTGCAGGCCCGCTACACCTTTTCCTTTGGACACTACTTTGACCCTAAACTCCTCGGTTACGCTTCACTGCGCGTGTTGAATCAGGAAGTGCTCGCCCCGGGCGCCTCCTTCCAGCCGCGTACGTACCCGAAAGTCGATATCCTGAACCTGATCCTGGAAGGCGAGGCAGAATACCGCGATAGCGAGGGCAATCATGTCCAGGCAAAGGCTGGCGAAGCGTTGTTAATTTCCACGCAGCCGGGCATCAGCTACAGCGAACATAACCTCAGCAAAGACAAAACGCTGACCCGTATGCAGCTGTGGCTGGACGCCTGCCCCGAGCGGGAAAATCCGCTGGTACAGAAGTTAGATTTAACGGGCGATAAGCAGCAGCTGATTGCATCGCCGGACGGCAGTAAAGGTAGCCTGCAGCTGCGCCAGCAGGTGTGGCTGCACCATATCGAACTGAAGAAAGGTGAACAGGCGAGCTTCCAGCTTCATGGTCCGCGCGCCTATTTGCAGTCTATTCACGGTACGGTACATGCGGTGACGCACACGGAAGAGAAAGAAGCGCTCACCTGCGGCGACGGGGCGTTTATTCGTGATGAAGCGAATATCACCCTGGTGGCGGATACGCCACTGCGCGCGCTGCTGATTGATTTGCCGGTTTAG
- a CDS encoding YqjK-like family protein, whose translation MSDKAERQKRKAYLLSQIQQQRLDLSASRRDWIDATRRFDRGWNTVLSLRSWALVGSSVMAIWTVRHPNMLIRWARRGFGAWSAWRLVKATLRQQQLR comes from the coding sequence GTGAGCGATAAAGCCGAACGTCAAAAGCGAAAAGCGTACCTGTTAAGCCAGATCCAGCAGCAACGGCTGGATCTGTCTGCCAGTCGTCGCGACTGGATCGACGCGACGCGACGGTTTGACCGGGGCTGGAATACCGTCCTGAGCCTGCGTTCGTGGGCGCTGGTCGGCAGCAGCGTGATGGCGATCTGGACGGTTCGTCATCCGAACATGCTGATCCGCTGGGCTCGTCGTGGATTCGGCGCCTGGAGCGCCTGGCGTCTGGTGAAAGCAACGTTACGGCAGCAGCAGCTGCGGTGA
- a CDS encoding DUF805 domain-containing protein, producing MDWYLKVLRNYIGFGGRARRKEYWMFVLVNFILIMVLGIVDKILGWERAGGEGVLTTIYGLLVLLPSWAVLFRRLHDTDRSAWWLLLLLIPIIGWIVILIFNCQSGTPGENRFGPDPKIGA from the coding sequence ATGGACTGGTATTTAAAAGTACTGCGTAACTACATTGGATTTGGTGGCCGTGCCCGCCGCAAAGAGTACTGGATGTTCGTTCTGGTGAACTTCATTCTCATTATGGTGCTGGGTATTGTGGATAAAATTCTTGGCTGGGAGCGGGCTGGCGGTGAAGGCGTGCTGACCACCATTTATGGCCTGTTAGTCCTGCTGCCATCGTGGGCGGTGCTGTTCCGTCGACTGCACGACACCGATCGTTCAGCGTGGTGGTTATTGCTGCTGTTGATCCCGATTATTGGCTGGATCGTGATTTTGATCTTCAACTGCCAGAGCGGGACGCCGGGCGAAAACCGCTTTGGTCCGGATCCTAAGATCGGCGCATAA
- a CDS encoding DoxX family protein has protein sequence MKKLEDVGVLVARILMPILFIVAGWGKITGYAGTQQYMEAMGVPGFLLPLTILLEFGGGLAVLFGFLTRTTALFTAGFTVLTAFIFHSNFAEGVNSLMFMKNLTIAGGFLLLAVTGPGAYSIDRVLNKKW, from the coding sequence ATGAAAAAATTAGAAGATGTTGGTGTACTGGTCGCGCGTATTCTGATGCCAATTCTGTTCATCGTGGCAGGTTGGGGAAAAATCACCGGTTATGCGGGTACCCAGCAGTATATGGAAGCCATGGGCGTTCCGGGGTTCCTGCTGCCGCTGACCATTCTTCTTGAGTTCGGCGGCGGCCTCGCGGTACTGTTCGGCTTCCTGACCCGTACCACCGCGCTGTTTACCGCAGGCTTCACCGTGCTGACGGCGTTCATCTTCCACAGCAACTTTGCGGAAGGCGTGAACTCTCTGATGTTCATGAAAAACCTGACCATCGCGGGTGGCTTCCTGCTGCTGGCCGTCACTGGCCCGGGCGCATACAGCATCGACCGCGTTCTGAATAAGAAGTGGTAA